One Neovison vison isolate M4711 chromosome 2, ASM_NN_V1, whole genome shotgun sequence genomic window carries:
- the RSRP1 gene encoding arginine/serine-rich protein 1 isoform X1, with translation MSQYVNDLWPGSPQHKESPSTSLSGRSSRLSSASRSRSSSGSSRSRSSGSSRASSRSRSRSRSRSWRRSRSRSWSRRRHQRKYRRYSRSYSRSRSRSRGRRYRDRRYGASRRYGRSPSRSRSRGRSYYRRAYALPRGRRYYGFGRTLYPEERGSWRGGSRGRSRTRSRSPTPFRLSEKDRMELLEIAKANAAKALGTTNFDLPASLRKVLASKEMNCGTAVPNSDAKFELSGKLGEDGTKNPSEKPSQQKSIAFSSNNSVAKPMLQKSAKATAEETSSGSPKIDKKKSPYGLWLPV, from the exons ATGTCCCAGTACGTGAACGACCTGTGGCCGGGCTCGCCGCAGCACAAGGAGTCCCCCTCGACGTCTCTGTCGGGCCGGTCCAGCCGCCTGTCCTCGGCATCCAGGAGCCGCTCGTCTTCCGGGAGCTCTAGGTCGCGCTCCAGCGGCTCGAGCCGGGCGTCGTCGCGGAgtcggagccggagccggagccggtcTTGGAGGAGGAGCAGGTCCAGGTCCTGGTCCAGGAGGCGCCACCAGAGAAAGTACAGGCGCTACTCGCGCTCCTACTCGCGCAGCCGGTCACGCTCCCGCGGCCGCCGGTATCGCGACAGGCGCTACGGCGCGTCCAGGAGATACGGTCGGTCGCCGTCGCGGTCCCGCTCGCGGGGACGCTCGTATTACCGACGGGCCTACGCGCTCCCGCGGGGGCGGCGATACTACGGCTTCGGCCGCACCTTGTACCCTGAGGAACGCGGAAGTTGGAGGGGCGGGTCCCGGGGCAGATCCCGGACCCGGTCGCGGAGCCCAACCCCTTTTCGCTTAAGTGAGAAAG ATCGAATGGAGCTGTTAGAAATAGCAAAAGCCAATGCAGCAAAAGCGTTAGGAACCACTAACTTTGACTTGCCAGCTAGTCTCAGAAAAGTTCTTGCATCTAAAGAGATGAACTGCGGAACAGCTGTACCAAACAGTGATGCAAAGTTTGAG CTGTCGGGAAAACTAGGAGAAGATGGAACTAAAAATCCCAGTGAAAAGCCTTCTCAGCAAAAAAGCATAGCTTTTAGCTCTAAT AATTCTGTAGCAAAGCCAATGCTTCAGAAATCCGCTAAAGCTACTGCTGAAGAGACCTCTTCAGGATCCCCCAAAATAGATAAGAAGAAAAGTCCATATGGATTGTGGTTACctgtctaa
- the RSRP1 gene encoding arginine/serine-rich protein 1 isoform X3, giving the protein MSQYVNDLWPGSPQHKESPSTSLSGRSSRLSSASRSRSSSGSSRSRSSGSSRASSRSRSRSRSRSWRRSRSRSWSRRRHQRKYRRYSRSYSRSRSRSRGRRYRDRRYGASRRYGRSPSRSRSRGRSYYRRAYALPRGRRYYGFGRTLYPEERGSWRGGSRGRSRTRSRSPTPFRLSEKDRMELLEIAKANAAKALGTTNFDLPASLRKVLASKEMNCGTAVPNSDAKFEMF; this is encoded by the exons ATGTCCCAGTACGTGAACGACCTGTGGCCGGGCTCGCCGCAGCACAAGGAGTCCCCCTCGACGTCTCTGTCGGGCCGGTCCAGCCGCCTGTCCTCGGCATCCAGGAGCCGCTCGTCTTCCGGGAGCTCTAGGTCGCGCTCCAGCGGCTCGAGCCGGGCGTCGTCGCGGAgtcggagccggagccggagccggtcTTGGAGGAGGAGCAGGTCCAGGTCCTGGTCCAGGAGGCGCCACCAGAGAAAGTACAGGCGCTACTCGCGCTCCTACTCGCGCAGCCGGTCACGCTCCCGCGGCCGCCGGTATCGCGACAGGCGCTACGGCGCGTCCAGGAGATACGGTCGGTCGCCGTCGCGGTCCCGCTCGCGGGGACGCTCGTATTACCGACGGGCCTACGCGCTCCCGCGGGGGCGGCGATACTACGGCTTCGGCCGCACCTTGTACCCTGAGGAACGCGGAAGTTGGAGGGGCGGGTCCCGGGGCAGATCCCGGACCCGGTCGCGGAGCCCAACCCCTTTTCGCTTAAGTGAGAAAG ATCGAATGGAGCTGTTAGAAATAGCAAAAGCCAATGCAGCAAAAGCGTTAGGAACCACTAACTTTGACTTGCCAGCTAGTCTCAGAAAAGTTCTTGCATCTAAAGAGATGAACTGCGGAACAGCTGTACCAAACAGTGATGCAAAGTTTGAG ATGTTTTGA
- the RSRP1 gene encoding arginine/serine-rich protein 1 isoform X2 — protein sequence MSQYVNDLWPGSPQHKESPSTSLSGRSSRLSSASRSRSSSGSSRSRSSGSSRASSRSRSRSRSRSWRRSRSRSWSRRRHQRKYRRYSRSYSRSRSRSRGRRYRDRRYGASRRYGRSPSRSRSRGRSYYRRAYALPRGRRYYGFGRTLYPEERGSWRGGSRGRSRTRSRSPTPFRLSEKDRMELLEIAKANAAKALGTTNFDLPASLRKVLASKEMNCGTAVPNSDAKFEKS from the exons ATGTCCCAGTACGTGAACGACCTGTGGCCGGGCTCGCCGCAGCACAAGGAGTCCCCCTCGACGTCTCTGTCGGGCCGGTCCAGCCGCCTGTCCTCGGCATCCAGGAGCCGCTCGTCTTCCGGGAGCTCTAGGTCGCGCTCCAGCGGCTCGAGCCGGGCGTCGTCGCGGAgtcggagccggagccggagccggtcTTGGAGGAGGAGCAGGTCCAGGTCCTGGTCCAGGAGGCGCCACCAGAGAAAGTACAGGCGCTACTCGCGCTCCTACTCGCGCAGCCGGTCACGCTCCCGCGGCCGCCGGTATCGCGACAGGCGCTACGGCGCGTCCAGGAGATACGGTCGGTCGCCGTCGCGGTCCCGCTCGCGGGGACGCTCGTATTACCGACGGGCCTACGCGCTCCCGCGGGGGCGGCGATACTACGGCTTCGGCCGCACCTTGTACCCTGAGGAACGCGGAAGTTGGAGGGGCGGGTCCCGGGGCAGATCCCGGACCCGGTCGCGGAGCCCAACCCCTTTTCGCTTAAGTGAGAAAG ATCGAATGGAGCTGTTAGAAATAGCAAAAGCCAATGCAGCAAAAGCGTTAGGAACCACTAACTTTGACTTGCCAGCTAGTCTCAGAAAAGTTCTTGCATCTAAAGAGATGAACTGCGGAACAGCTGTACCAAACAGTGATGCAAAGTTTGAG AAATCATGA